Proteins encoded together in one Chloroflexota bacterium window:
- a CDS encoding N-acetylmuramoyl-L-alanine amidase: protein MSAQQSDPSTGVPASNGTGSPIFSPKPVWLGTGGFAPNSITPLSAPAPAPAAAPAEQVLPPGVRGRETWNAAPPVQPYVPQTPKGVSLHHTGAYWSGRPGPEQYLRNIQHFHTGPEREWEDIAYHYLVDLDGVIWAGRPPTVRGNPSIYYDPTGLVLISFLGDFSSQQPSDAQLNSSAETAAWLMKKYTIPATALTGHRDHAPTSCPGDNLYRCLQDGSFAARVRDALKRLG from the coding sequence GTGAGCGCCCAGCAGTCCGACCCGTCCACCGGCGTGCCAGCCTCGAACGGCACGGGCTCTCCGATCTTCTCGCCCAAGCCGGTCTGGCTCGGGACGGGCGGTTTCGCCCCGAACAGCATCACGCCGCTGTCGGCTCCGGCCCCGGCCCCTGCTGCCGCCCCGGCCGAACAGGTGCTGCCGCCCGGGGTGCGCGGTCGGGAAACGTGGAACGCCGCGCCGCCCGTGCAGCCGTACGTGCCGCAGACGCCGAAGGGGGTCTCGTTGCACCACACCGGCGCGTACTGGAGCGGCCGGCCCGGCCCCGAGCAGTACCTCCGCAATATCCAGCACTTCCACACCGGCCCAGAGCGCGAGTGGGAGGACATCGCCTACCACTACCTCGTCGACCTGGACGGCGTGATCTGGGCTGGCCGGCCGCCCACCGTGCGCGGCAACCCCTCGATCTACTACGACCCGACCGGCCTGGTGCTGATCTCGTTCCTGGGCGATTTCAGCAGCCAGCAGCCCTCAGACGCCCAACTGAACAGCTCGGCGGAGACGGCCGCCTGGCTCATGAAGAAGTACACCATCCCGGCCACGGCCCTGACCGGCCACCGCGATCACGCCCCGACCTCCTGCCCCGGCGACAACCTCTACCGCTGCTTGCAGGACGGCTCGTTCGCGGCACGGGTGCGGGACGCCCTGAAGCGGCTCGGGTGA